The following nucleotide sequence is from Flavimarina sp. Hel_I_48.
AGCACCATCATTTCACCTTCGTAATTTTCATCAACACCGAAATTTACGTCATTTAAGGACTCCAATATTTTGCTGATAAGCGTCTCGTTGAAACAGTCCCGAAGACCAGATTTATCAATGGCTGAACAATCTTCAAAAACAGGATAACGCTCGTAATTATCATACGTAGACTGACCATAAAAAACATTATATGACGCACCAAAGAGGAGCAGCAGAAAAATGCTGGATCTCATAGAAATACTTTAAACGTTAGGATACGAAAGATAAGTCTTTTTTAAACAAATAAGACATCTATCGAACAATATGGGCTTTTTATCGATTTTGAGCATGGTGCTATTCAAAGGAGCAGGTATTCTTCAGGTACTCTATCCTGAATAAGAATTACCTAAAATGGCCATTGCTTTGATATAGTATTTGCTTACGAAAAATTTCTTCTTTCAAATAAGAACAAAAAAAATCCCGTCTCACTAAAGTGGACGGGATTTTCTATTAAATACTTAATTCTAATTTAATCCTGTATTTGAAATACGATAGGCAATGCATAAAGTACACCTACTGGCTTACCTCGCTGCATACCTGGAGTCATTTTAGGAAGCATTTTTGTTACACGTTCTGCTTCACTCTCTAAGCGAGGGTGGGGTCCACGTGCACCCATATACTCTATGTTTCCTTGTTTATTAATCTTAAACTGAACATAAACCTTATTAATACCGCTCAATCCTAATTCGCTACCTAACTCAGTATTGAACTTCTTTTGAACAAATTGTGTGATTTTAGCAGACATACAAGCTTTTTTAGCAGCATTGTCTTTTTCACCTTCACAACCTGGGTACACAGGTACATTTTCAATTACAGCAAAGGGCACATCGGCAATTTCTTCTTCAGGCTCTTCATAGCTTACATCTTTCACCTCAACCTTTTCTTCCTGGGTCGTCTCAGTAGACTGGATTACGGTTTCTTCGATTTCAACCTCATCTTCAACTACCTCAATAACCTCCGGTGCTGGTGGTGGTGGTGGCGGTGGTGGTGGCGGTGGTGGTGCATTCAGTTCTGTGATCGGCACATCTTCTTCGAGAACGTCATCTACATTGAGCTGGCCAATGTCTATGGCTTCTTTGTCATAGGTCTTCCACTCGATTGCCAAATAGGACAAACCGAGAATAAGAATAAGACCCAATTGAAAGAAGAGTACACTTCTCCTGCCAAGATCTTTTTTCGGGTTCTTTTTAGGTTCCATACTAGTTTTGATTGTTAAGGATTGCTAATTTAGATAAAAATTGCTGCAATCCGAAATTAAAATTTTGTTTTTATACGATTCAGTCTTTTTTTTAAGATATACAGCAGCAAAACTGCGAGTAAAATCCCCGTGGAATTAGCTAGCATATCCCACAAATCGCCTGATCTGTATGTGGTGAATTCTGATTGAAGAATTTCAATAACCATACCAAAAAATAAGCCCCACCCTATTGTGATGAAAAGAATTTTGTTAAATG
It contains:
- a CDS encoding energy transducer TonB, with protein sequence MEPKKNPKKDLGRRSVLFFQLGLILILGLSYLAIEWKTYDKEAIDIGQLNVDDVLEEDVPITELNAPPPPPPPPPPPPAPEVIEVVEDEVEIEETVIQSTETTQEEKVEVKDVSYEEPEEEIADVPFAVIENVPVYPGCEGEKDNAAKKACMSAKITQFVQKKFNTELGSELGLSGINKVYVQFKINKQGNIEYMGARGPHPRLESEAERVTKMLPKMTPGMQRGKPVGVLYALPIVFQIQD